The genomic interval CACCGAAGACGTACAAGTCGGTTCGGGAAACGGATTTGAGTCTCGTGTCGTCGCCTACAACTGCGACTGTCACACCTACCAACAAGTGATCGAGCTATTTTGCCGGTTTATTCCCGCGATGACCTCAACCAAAGCATTTGAGTTGGCC from Nitrospira sp. carries:
- a CDS encoding adaptor protein, with the protein product MPQTIPDITEDVQVGSGNGFESRVVAYNCDCHTYQQVIELFCRFIPAMTSTKAFELAYRIDHDGEAIVFTGSTEQADDIAAKLAGGGLRVAVQ